The Syntrophorhabdales bacterium DNA window AATACCTACCTTGGCAAATGCCTGTCTCCAGATCTTTATGCGTGGGTGGTCCTGCGGCTTATCGTAAGAAAAACCGGTGCGAACCTGCTCGAGAACGGGCCACAACAGGTCTTCGCCATATCTGGTGTTGTCAACCTGACAAATGAGGGTTCCCACGGCGAGGCCGGGAAAGAGATCAAGGAGTCTCTTGTCGATGGTGAACATCATGGTTGAATATCGGTATCGCTGAATGATTCGTGAAATACCATCGGTCGCTGTCGACGATGTACGTCACAGAGAAGATCGCGATGAAACCATCAGGAAGAAATCTTGGATGCTGTTGAAATTCGGGCGACGGCGCGCAGCAGGGCCAGTTCAAGCGTTTTATACTCTTTGTCATCAGAAGAGATACCCGCAAGCGCCGATTCGGCCCTTTCCTTTGCCCTCCTGGCCCGCTCTATGTCTATCTCCTGGGCGAATTCAGCCGTTTGGAGAAGGAAAGTCACCTTGTCGCTCACTACCTCGGCGAATCCCCCGCTTGTCGCAAGGTGATGCGTTTCGCTGCCTGTCATGTAGCGTACTTCACCGGGCACAATAGAAGTAAGAAAGGTTATGTGCCCCGGCAGGACTCCGAACTCTCCCAAGGCACCGGGAGCCTCCACCATATCGACGTCTTCTGATACCATCACCCTCTCCGGGGTGATGACCTCAAGGTGTAGCAATGCCACGTTAGTCACCCATCAGTTTCTTGGCCTTCTCGACCGCTTCCTCGATCGCGCCAACCATGTAAAACGCCTGCTCAGGAA harbors:
- a CDS encoding F0F1 ATP synthase subunit epsilon, which translates into the protein MALLHLEVITPERVMVSEDVDMVEAPGALGEFGVLPGHITFLTSIVPGEVRYMTGSETHHLATSGGFAEVVSDKVTFLLQTAEFAQEIDIERARRAKERAESALAGISSDDKEYKTLELALLRAVARISTASKISS